A genomic segment from Sciurus carolinensis chromosome 1, mSciCar1.2, whole genome shotgun sequence encodes:
- the Rer1 gene encoding protein RER1 isoform X2: protein MSEGDSVGDSVHGKPSVVYRFFTRLGQIYQSWLDKSTPYTAVRWVVTLGLSFVYMIRVYLLQGWYIVTYALGIYHLNLFIAFLSPKVDPSLMEDSDDGPSLPTKQNEEFRPFIRRLPEFKFWHAATKGILVAMVCTFFEAFNVPVFWPILVMYFIMLFCITMKRQIKHMIKYRYIPFTHGKRRYKGKEDVGKTFAS, encoded by the exons ATGTCTGAAGGGGACAGTGTTGGAGATTCTGTCCATGGGAAACCCTCAGTGGTGTACAGATTTTTCACACGACTTGGACAG ATTTATCAGTCCTGGCTGGACAAGTCCACACCTTACACGGCTGTGCGGTGGGTGGTGACGCTGGGCTTGAGCTTTGTCTACATGATTAGAGTTTACCTGTTACAG GGTTGGTACATCGTGACCTACGCCCTGGGAATCTACCATCTAAATCTTTTCATAGCGTTCCTTTCTCCCAAAGTGGATCCTTCCTTAATGGAAGACTCAG ATGACGGCCCTTCCTTACCAACAAAACAGAACGAGGAATTTCGCCCCTTCATTCGAAGGCTTCCAGAATTTAAATTTTG GCACGCGGCCACGAAGGGCATCCTGGTGGCAATGGTCTGCACCTTCTTCGAGGCTTTCAACGTCCCGGTGTTCTGGCCGATCCTGGTGATGTACTTCATCATGCTTTTCTGTATCACAATGAAGAGGCAAATAAAG CACATGATTAAATACCGGTACATACCATTCACACACGGAAAGAGGAGATACAAAGGGAAGGAGGACGTGGGCAAGACGTTTGCTAGTTAG
- the Rer1 gene encoding protein RER1 isoform X1, which produces MPVCSVVSPRHRQSLLPAYFFVLDSSCYRMSEGDSVGDSVHGKPSVVYRFFTRLGQIYQSWLDKSTPYTAVRWVVTLGLSFVYMIRVYLLQGWYIVTYALGIYHLNLFIAFLSPKVDPSLMEDSDDGPSLPTKQNEEFRPFIRRLPEFKFWHAATKGILVAMVCTFFEAFNVPVFWPILVMYFIMLFCITMKRQIKHMIKYRYIPFTHGKRRYKGKEDVGKTFAS; this is translated from the exons ATGCCAGTTTGCTCTGTTGTGTCCCCCCGCCACCGCCAGAGCCTGTTACCTGCTTATTTCTTTGTCCTGGACAGTTCATG TTACAGAATGTCTGAAGGGGACAGTGTTGGAGATTCTGTCCATGGGAAACCCTCAGTGGTGTACAGATTTTTCACACGACTTGGACAG ATTTATCAGTCCTGGCTGGACAAGTCCACACCTTACACGGCTGTGCGGTGGGTGGTGACGCTGGGCTTGAGCTTTGTCTACATGATTAGAGTTTACCTGTTACAG GGTTGGTACATCGTGACCTACGCCCTGGGAATCTACCATCTAAATCTTTTCATAGCGTTCCTTTCTCCCAAAGTGGATCCTTCCTTAATGGAAGACTCAG ATGACGGCCCTTCCTTACCAACAAAACAGAACGAGGAATTTCGCCCCTTCATTCGAAGGCTTCCAGAATTTAAATTTTG GCACGCGGCCACGAAGGGCATCCTGGTGGCAATGGTCTGCACCTTCTTCGAGGCTTTCAACGTCCCGGTGTTCTGGCCGATCCTGGTGATGTACTTCATCATGCTTTTCTGTATCACAATGAAGAGGCAAATAAAG CACATGATTAAATACCGGTACATACCATTCACACACGGAAAGAGGAGATACAAAGGGAAGGAGGACGTGGGCAAGACGTTTGCTAGTTAG